From the genome of Buchnera aphidicola (Therioaphis trifolii):
AGGTATTGCATTTCGTGTTCCCACTCCAAATGTTTCTGTAGTAGATTTAACTGTAAAATTAAATATTGCAACAAATTATAACGAAATTTGTAAAATTATTAAAGATGCTTCTAAAAAACATATGAAAAATATTATCGGTTATGTTAATGAAGATGTTGTTTCTACAGATTTTAATGGTTCTCATATAACATCAATTTTTGATGCTAAAGCAGGTTTATCTTTAAATAATAATTTTGTAAAATTAATTTCTTGGTACGATAATGAAACTGGTTATTCAAGTAAAGTTTTAGATTTAGTAAATTTAATTGCTTAATTAATATAATTAAATGTAATTTTTTAAGAAAAAAAAACAGCATGTTTAATTATTATATGAAATTATTACATGCTGTATTTATACCTAATAAATTTAATTATATAATAAAAAATATAAAATATAATTTTTTAAATTTATTATTTAAATAATTATATTTTTTATTTCTATCATTATTTTTTTTAACCATTCTTTTATTCTATCATCACTTTGTTTTTGTTGTCTATCTTCATCAATAACTAATCCTACAAAATTATTTTTGTCAAATAATGCCTTAGAAGATTCAAAATTATATCCTTTAATTGGCCATTTTCCAATTAATGTAACATTTTTTTTTTTTAAAATATTATATATTATTCCCATTGCATCACAAAAATATTCACTATAATCTTCTTGATCACCACATCCAAATAGTGCTATTATTTTATTTTTTAAATTTATTTTTTTTAATTTTGGTAAAAATTCATCCCAATCACATTGTAATTCACCATAATACCAAGTTGGTATTCCAAAAATTAAAACATCAAATTCATTAATTTTATTTATTTTAATATTAGCAATATCATAAATTTCTGATTTATTTGATCCAATGATATTATAAATTTTTTTTGCAATTTTTTCAGTATTTCCAGTATCACTACCAAAAAAAATTCCTATTTTTTTCATTTTATCTCCATAATAAATTATAATTTATTTCATATTAAATATTTTAAATTTTTCAATTATTAAAAAAAATATTAATAAATATATTTTATCAAAATAAAATAATGATTTTAATTATTTAATTATATTTTAAATATTTTATTAAATGGAAAAATAATATGAATAATTTTCAATTAGAAAAAATTATTAATAAAAAATTAAATAATCATTTATTTCATGATGTAATACCGAATGGTTTACAAATTGAAGGAACAAAATATATAAAAAAAATTATTACAGGAGTAAGTATTTGTCAAAAATTAATTAATATTGCTATTAAAAAAAATGCTCAAGCTATTATTGTACATCATGGTTTTTTTTGGAAAAATGAATGTTCTAAAATTATCAAAAATAAAAAAAAAAGATTAAAATCAATTTTAGAAAATAATATTAATATATATAATTGGCATTTACCTTTAGATATACATAAAACGTTAGGAAATAATATTCAAATAGCTAATCAATTAAATATAAATGTATTAGGAAAAATATCAGATTTAATTTTATGGGGAAAATTTAATTCTCCTATTTCTGTATTAAATTTATTTAATAAAATACATAATAAATTTAAAAGAAAACCTTTATGTTTTCAACATAATAAAAATAATATAATTAATAATATTGCTTGGTGTAGTGGAAAAGGCCAAGATTTTATAAAAAATATTCATGAATTCAATATTGATGCATTTTTAACAGGAGAAGTATCTGAAGATACTTTACATTATGCTTATGAAAATAAAATTCATTTTTTTTCAGCAGGACATTATGCTACAGAACGATATGGAATTCAAGCATTAGGAATATGGTTAATGAAAAAATATAATTTAGATATTGAATTTATTGAATTATATAATCCAGTATAAAATTTATTTTTTATTTACATAAAATTTAAATTAATAATTTAATTATATTAATAGGTGAAACATGAAAAAAGAAATTAATAATAAATTTTTTAAATGTAGTAGTTTAAATCAATTATATATTGAAAAAATTTATCAAAAATTTATAAAAAATCCTAATTTAGTATCTGTATATTGGAAAAAATTTTTTAAAAATAACGAACATGATTTTGAAAATATTAATTTATTACAAATAAATAACGAAAAAAACGTTTTTCAATATGAAAAATTAAAAATATTAAAATTTATAAAATATATTAGAAAATATGGACATCAATATTCAAATACTAATCCATTAAAAAATGTTTTAACAAAAGACAAATTATATTCATTAATATTTAATGATTTTTGTTTAAGAAATGATGATATCAATAATATTGATAGTATATTTAAAAAAAATAATAATTTTAAAAAAATATATTTGAAATTTACTAATATATATTGTCAATCTATTGGGATTGAATATATGCATATTTCAAATATTAATGAAAAAAAATGGTTACAAAAATATATTGAAAAAAAAAAATTAGAATTTCAAATTCCAAAAAAAAAACAAAAAAAAATATTAAAACAATTAATAAAATCAGAAGTATTTGAAAAATATTTACATGCTAAATTTCCAGGATCAAAACGTTTTTCTTTAGAAGGATGTGAAGTATTAATTTCTTTATTAAAAGAAATTATATATTACACTTATAATAAAATAACAAAAAAAATTATTATTGGTATGGCTCATAGAGGACGATTAAATGTTTTAGTAAATATTTTAAATAAAAATATTTCTGATTTATGTAATGAATTTTCTGAAAAATATAAAATATCATATGGTACTGGAGATGCAAAATATCATCTTGGTATGACATCGCAAATAAAAATAAAAGATAAAATAATAGAAATTGATTTAAAATCTAATCCTTCGCATTTAGAAATTATTAATCCAGTAGTTATGGGTTCTTCTCGTGCTTATATTGATCAATGTCAACTTAAGGATACGAATTGTATTTTACCTATAAATATTCATGGGGATGCTGCGATTATTGGTCAAGGAGTAAATCAAGAATTATTAAATATGTCTCAAACAAGAAATTATTTTATTGGAGGTATATTACATATTGTTATTAATAACCAAATTGGTTTTACAACTTCTAATATAAAAGATATACGATCTAGTCAATATTGTACAGATATTGCTAAAATGATACAATCTCCTGTTTTTCATGTTAATGCTGATGATCCAGAAGCTGTAATTTTTGTTACAAAATTAGCATTAGATTTTAAATATAAATTTAAAAAAGATGTTTTTATAGATTTAATTTGTTATCGAAGAAGAGGACATAATGAAGCTGATGAACCAAGTGTAACACAACCATTAATGTATAAAAAAATCAAACAACATAAAACAATTTGTCAAATTTATCATAAATATTTAATGTCAGAAATACAACTTGATAGTAATTATTTAAATAACGAAATAGAAAAACAAAGAAATAAATTAAATAGATTAACTTTTATAAAAAAAATAAATCATAATAATTTAAATATTTTTATAAATAAAAAAAAATATATTTTAAAAGAAGATTTAGAACTATTATTTAAGAAAATTAATTATATACCTAAATTTATTAATTTACATGAAAGAGTATTAAAAATATATAAAGAACGACAAAATATGATACTTAATGATCAATTATTTGATTGGGGTTCATTAGAAACTCTTGCATATGCAAATATATTATCTCAAGGTATATCATGTAGATTATCTGGTGAGGATGTTGGAAGAGGTACATTTTTTCATCGACATGCTATAGTATATGATCAAAAAAATGGATCAAGTTATATTCCTTTAAATCATTTAAAAAAAAATCAAGGAAAGTTTTATATTTGTAATTCTGTACTTTCAGAAGAAGCTGTATTAGCTTTTGAATATGGGTATTCAATTGATTCAAAAAATACAATTAACATTTGGGAAGCGCAATTTGGTGATTTTTTTAATGGAGCACAAATTGTTATAGATCAATTTATTAGTTCAGGAGAACAAAAATGGGGAATAAAATCTAAATTAATTATGTTATTACCTCATGGTTATGAAGGACAAGGACCAGAACATTCTTCAGCTCGATTAGAAAGATTTTTACAACTATCTTCTCAAAATAATATAAAAATTTGTATTCCTTCTACTTCAGCGCAAATGTATCATATATTAATTCATCAATCGTTTTGTGAAAATATAAAACCCTTAATTATTTTAACTCCAAAATCTCTTTTAAGAAATCCTATGACATATTCTAATTTTTTAGAAATAAAAAATGGAAAGTTTTATAAAATTATTGATGAAATTAAAAATTTTAAAAAAAATAATATTAAAAAAATTATTTTTTGTTCTGGAAAAATATATTACGATTTATTTAATGAAAGAGAAAATCAAAAAATAAAAAACATTATTTTGATTCGTATTGAACAATTATATCCATTTCCGAAATATGAAATTTTAAAATTAATAAATTTTTATAAAAATAAACAATTTTATTGGTGTCAAGAAGAACCAAAAAACCAAGGTGCATGGTATTATATGTATCATAAATTTAAAAAAATTATACCTAATAATACTTTAAAATATATCGGTCGTACTTCTTCTGCTGCTCCCGCAGTAGGATGTTTATGTGTACATAAAAATCAACAAAAAAAAATTATTTTTGATGCTTTAAATGTTTAATAAAGAGATATTTAAATGAATCAAACAAATATTTTAGTTCCGGAATTACCTGAATCGATTAATAAAGCTACTGTTGTTAAATGGTATAAGAAAATAGGAGATCTTGTTAAACAAGATGAAGTATTAGTAGATATAGAAACTGAAAAAGTAATTTTAGAAGTTCCATCACAAGTTAATGGTATTTTAATAAAAATATTACAATCTACAGGAACGATAGTACATAATAAACAAATTTTAGGGTATATAAAAGAAATTAAAGAAAATAAAAATTTAAAAAAAAATATTTTTTTTAAAAATAAAATTCAAAATAAAAAAAATCATTTTGAAATATCAAATAATCAAAGAAATTATCTTAGTCCTTCTTTAAGAAGAATTATTGCAACAAAAAATAATCTATTAAATAATTCTAATAATCAAGATTTTAAATTCAATTATTCAAAAAAAAAAAAAAAATTATTAATAAATGATACTACATTAAATAAAGAACATAGAGTACCAATTACTATAGTACGAAAACGAATAGCAGAAAGATTATTACGTACTATGCATAATACTGCTATGTTAACAACATTTAATGAAGTAAATATGAAATCAATTATTGAAATTCGAAAAAAATATAGTGTTCTTTTTCAAGAAAAATATAATGTAAAATTAGGATTAATGTCTTTTTTTGTTAAATCTGTAGTAGAATCTTTAAAACAATTTCCTTCTATAAATGCAAGAATTGATAATGATGAAATAGTATATTATAAATTTTTTGATATAAATATTGCAATTTCCACAAATAAAGGATTAGTAACTCCGATTTTAAAAAATGCTGATAAAATGTCTATGGCTGACATAGAAAAAAAAATTAAATATTTTGTATTACAAGGTAATGAAGGAAAATTACAATTATCAGATTTATTAGGTGGTAATTTTACAATTACTAATGGAGGAACTTTTGGATCATTATTATCAACTCCAATAATTAATCCACCTCAAACTGCTATTTTAGGAATACATGCTATTAATAATAGAGTTATAGCTATTGATGGAAATATAAAAATTGCACCAATGATGTATATTGCATTATCTTATGATCATTGCATGATTGATGGAAAAGAAGCTGTTAGTTTTTTAAATATGATAAAAAATATATTAGAAGATTTTTCTAGAATTTTATTAAATATTTAAAATATAACATATTTTAAATATTATTATATAATTTCTATTATTAAATATTTACATTACATTTTAAAAAAAATAATAAAAATATCAAAGGATATATTATGAAAACAAATAAATTAGTTTTAATTAGACATGGTGAAAGTAAATGGAATAAATTAAATCAATTTACAGGATGGACTGATGTAAATTTATCTAATCAAGGAATAAAAGAAGCTAAATTAGCTGGAAAATTATTAAAAAAAAATAATTTTTTATTCGATGTTTGTTATACTTCTGTATTAAAAAGAGCAATTTATACTTTATGGTCAATATTAACTGAATTAGAACAATGTTGGTTACCAATTAAAAAAACATGGCGATTAAATGAAAGACATTATGGTGATTTACAGGGATTAAATAAAGAATCAATTATTTCAAAATATGGTGCAGATCAAGTAACACAATGGCGTAGAAGTTTTACAGCAATACCTCCAAAAATACAAAAAGATAAAAATTATTCAATATGTCATGATCAAAGATATCATAATTTATATAAAGATAATATGCCTACTGCTGAAAGCTTAGAATTAACTTTAAAAAGATTATTGCCATATTGGGAAGATCATATTTTTCCAGATATCAAAAAAAAAAAAAGAGTTTTAGTTGTTGCACACGGTAATTCTCTTCGAGCATTAGTAAAATATTTATCTAATTTAAATAATCAAGAAGTTTTTAATTTACATATTCCAACTGGAGTACCTATTATATATAATTTTAATAATAACAAATTTTCAATAAAATATTCATTTTTAAAAAATGAATAAATTTTATATTCTACATTAATATTTTTTTTATTTTTTATAAGATGATATATGATTAAAAGAATTGGTGTTTTAACAAGTGGAGGTGATGCTCCTGGAATGAATGCCGCTATTAGATCTATAGTTCGTACAGGTTTAAATAATAAATTAGAAATGTTTGGAATATATGATGGATATTTAGGTTTATATGAAAATCGTATAATTCAATTAAAATATAGCAATGTATCTAATATGATAAATCGTGGAGGTACATTTTTAGGATCTGCTAGATTTCCTGAATTTCATAATCATAATATTCGAACTATAGCTATAAAAAATATTAAAAATTTAAAAATTGATGCATTAATAATAATTGGAGGAGACGGATCATATCTTGGTGCAAAAAAAATTACAGAATTAGGAATACCATGTATTAGTTTACCTGGAACAATTGATAATGATATTTTTGGTACTGATTATACTATTGGTTATTTTACTGCATTAGAAACTATTATAGAAGCTATTGATCGTTTACGTGATACTTCATTATCACATCAACGTATTTCAATAGTTGAAGTTATGGGAAGATTTTGTGGAGATTTAACTTTATCAGCAGCCATAGCTGGAGGTTGTGAATTTATTGTATTACCTAATATGATATTTAAAAAAGAATTATTATTAAAAGAAATACAAATTGCTATAAAAAAAGGAAAAAAACATGCAATAATTGCAATTACAGAATGTATTTGTGATGTAGAACAATTAGCTAAATATATTGAATACAATACCAATAGAGAAACTAGAGCAACTATTTTAGGTCATATACAAAGAGGAGGAGCCCCAGTTGCATATGATCGTATTTTAGCATCTAAAATGGGAAATTATGCTATTTCAAAAATATTAAAAGGATATGGTGGACAATGTATTGGAATTAAAAATGAAAAAATTATTCATTATGACATTGATGTTGCAACTAAAAATAAAAAAAAAAAATTTCAATATAATTTATTAAAAATAGCAAAAGAATTATATTAAATGATTTTTTTTAAGTGCCGGAAATTATCTATCACCGGCGCTAAATATATTATATTTTTATATAAAAATATTAAATACTTTTAATAAATATATATTATTAATGAATTAATAACGTAATTTATTCGTTATTTTAATTATTTTAGTAAATTTTTCATATATTAATGCTGAGTTACCTAATAGTACTCCATTTATATCATTAGTATTAAAAAATTGTTCAATATTATTTTCATTAACTGAACCACCATATTGTACAATAACATCATGAATATTAATATTACTATTTTCTGAAATATATGTTTTAATAAATTTATGCATTTTAATGACATATTTTAAATCTGCTGCCTGTCCTGTCCCTATTGCCCATATAGGTTCATAAGCAATAATAGAATTTTGAAATGCATTTTTTCCTACTATTGTTATAATTTCATCAATTTGTTTTCTACAAATTAATTCAGATTTATTAAAATTTTTTTCTTTTAAATTTTCTCCTAAACATAAAATTGGAATTATTTTTT
Proteins encoded in this window:
- the gpmA gene encoding 2,3-diphosphoglycerate-dependent phosphoglycerate mutase; translated protein: MKTNKLVLIRHGESKWNKLNQFTGWTDVNLSNQGIKEAKLAGKLLKKNNFLFDVCYTSVLKRAIYTLWSILTELEQCWLPIKKTWRLNERHYGDLQGLNKESIISKYGADQVTQWRRSFTAIPPKIQKDKNYSICHDQRYHNLYKDNMPTAESLELTLKRLLPYWEDHIFPDIKKKKRVLVVAHGNSLRALVKYLSNLNNQEVFNLHIPTGVPIIYNFNNNKFSIKYSFLKNE
- a CDS encoding Nif3-like dinuclear metal center hexameric protein; translation: MNNFQLEKIINKKLNNHLFHDVIPNGLQIEGTKYIKKIITGVSICQKLINIAIKKNAQAIIVHHGFFWKNECSKIIKNKKKRLKSILENNINIYNWHLPLDIHKTLGNNIQIANQLNINVLGKISDLILWGKFNSPISVLNLFNKIHNKFKRKPLCFQHNKNNIINNIAWCSGKGQDFIKNIHEFNIDAFLTGEVSEDTLHYAYENKIHFFSAGHYATERYGIQALGIWLMKKYNLDIEFIELYNPV
- a CDS encoding 2-oxoglutarate dehydrogenase E1 component, with the translated sequence MKKEINNKFFKCSSLNQLYIEKIYQKFIKNPNLVSVYWKKFFKNNEHDFENINLLQINNEKNVFQYEKLKILKFIKYIRKYGHQYSNTNPLKNVLTKDKLYSLIFNDFCLRNDDINNIDSIFKKNNNFKKIYLKFTNIYCQSIGIEYMHISNINEKKWLQKYIEKKKLEFQIPKKKQKKILKQLIKSEVFEKYLHAKFPGSKRFSLEGCEVLISLLKEIIYYTYNKITKKIIIGMAHRGRLNVLVNILNKNISDLCNEFSEKYKISYGTGDAKYHLGMTSQIKIKDKIIEIDLKSNPSHLEIINPVVMGSSRAYIDQCQLKDTNCILPINIHGDAAIIGQGVNQELLNMSQTRNYFIGGILHIVINNQIGFTTSNIKDIRSSQYCTDIAKMIQSPVFHVNADDPEAVIFVTKLALDFKYKFKKDVFIDLICYRRRGHNEADEPSVTQPLMYKKIKQHKTICQIYHKYLMSEIQLDSNYLNNEIEKQRNKLNRLTFIKKINHNNLNIFINKKKYILKEDLELLFKKINYIPKFINLHERVLKIYKERQNMILNDQLFDWGSLETLAYANILSQGISCRLSGEDVGRGTFFHRHAIVYDQKNGSSYIPLNHLKKNQGKFYICNSVLSEEAVLAFEYGYSIDSKNTINIWEAQFGDFFNGAQIVIDQFISSGEQKWGIKSKLIMLLPHGYEGQGPEHSSARLERFLQLSSQNNIKICIPSTSAQMYHILIHQSFCENIKPLIILTPKSLLRNPMTYSNFLEIKNGKFYKIIDEIKNFKKNNIKKIIFCSGKIYYDLFNERENQKIKNIILIRIEQLYPFPKYEILKLINFYKNKQFYWCQEEPKNQGAWYYMYHKFKKIIPNNTLKYIGRTSSAAPAVGCLCVHKNQQKKIIFDALNV
- the pfkA gene encoding 6-phosphofructokinase, giving the protein MIKRIGVLTSGGDAPGMNAAIRSIVRTGLNNKLEMFGIYDGYLGLYENRIIQLKYSNVSNMINRGGTFLGSARFPEFHNHNIRTIAIKNIKNLKIDALIIIGGDGSYLGAKKITELGIPCISLPGTIDNDIFGTDYTIGYFTALETIIEAIDRLRDTSLSHQRISIVEVMGRFCGDLTLSAAIAGGCEFIVLPNMIFKKELLLKEIQIAIKKGKKHAIIAITECICDVEQLAKYIEYNTNRETRATILGHIQRGGAPVAYDRILASKMGNYAISKILKGYGGQCIGIKNEKIIHYDIDVATKNKKKKFQYNLLKIAKELY
- the fldA gene encoding flavodoxin FldA is translated as MKKIGIFFGSDTGNTEKIAKKIYNIIGSNKSEIYDIANIKINKINEFDVLIFGIPTWYYGELQCDWDEFLPKLKKINLKNKIIALFGCGDQEDYSEYFCDAMGIIYNILKKKNVTLIGKWPIKGYNFESSKALFDKNNFVGLVIDEDRQQKQSDDRIKEWLKKIMIEIKNIII
- the sucB gene encoding dihydrolipoyllysine-residue succinyltransferase produces the protein MNQTNILVPELPESINKATVVKWYKKIGDLVKQDEVLVDIETEKVILEVPSQVNGILIKILQSTGTIVHNKQILGYIKEIKENKNLKKNIFFKNKIQNKKNHFEISNNQRNYLSPSLRRIIATKNNLLNNSNNQDFKFNYSKKKKKLLINDTTLNKEHRVPITIVRKRIAERLLRTMHNTAMLTTFNEVNMKSIIEIRKKYSVLFQEKYNVKLGLMSFFVKSVVESLKQFPSINARIDNDEIVYYKFFDINIAISTNKGLVTPILKNADKMSMADIEKKIKYFVLQGNEGKLQLSDLLGGNFTITNGGTFGSLLSTPIINPPQTAILGIHAINNRVIAIDGNIKIAPMMYIALSYDHCMIDGKEAVSFLNMIKNILEDFSRILLNI
- the tpiA gene encoding triose-phosphate isomerase; this translates as MNKFIIAGNWKLNGNNILISNFIKKLKMFFKTHSIINTIIFIPPIVYINNIKDIIQEKNFFLGAQNVDLNLSGAFTGEISVNMIKDIGVKYVIIGHSERRILHYENNKCIAQKFKILKSKKIIPILCLGENLKEKNFNKSELICRKQIDEIITIVGKNAFQNSIIAYEPIWAIGTGQAADLKYVIKMHKFIKTYISENSNINIHDVIVQYGGSVNENNIEQFFNTNDINGVLLGNSALIYEKFTKIIKITNKLRY